Within Bdellovibrionales bacterium, the genomic segment CACGCCAAATCAGGTATCAAGCCAAATGAGGTGCGATTATGTCTTTGCAGTCCGTTCGAGGAACCCATGATCTCCTTTTCGAAGATTTTAAAACCCAGGCCTTGATTATTGAAAAGGCGCAAGCCGTCTGTGAATGCTATGGCTACGAGGGAATTTCCACCCCTGTATTTGAATTCACAGATGTCTTTAAGCGCACATTGGGAGAAACATCCGATATTGTTCATAAGCAGATGTACACATTTCCCGACAACAATGGCGATCTTCTCACGCTCCGACCGGAGGGCACGGCGGGAATTGCTCGCGCCTTTATTTCCAATGACTTGAGTCGACAACTTCCACTAAAACTTTACTATCAAGGTCCTATGTTTCGATACGAGCGTCCACAAAAAGGACGACAGAGACAGTTCCACCAATTCGGGGTGGAACTTTTGGGGATCTCAGATCCAAAGGGTGACGTCGAGATTATTTCTATGGGGTACGCATTCCTCAAGAATCTCGAGATTCTCTCATCGATTTCTTTGGACATTAATACAATTGGTGATCAAGCTAGCCGTCAGGCCTATAAAGAAAAACTCCTCCAATATTTAGAAAAATTCGAGAAGGATTTAAGCGAGGACAGCCAAAGACGTTTGCGTCTAAATCCTTTGAGAATTCTTGATTCGAAGGACGAGGGCGACAAGAAAATTGTCTCCACTGCCCCCGAGTTCAAGAATAGTCTGAACAGTGAATCGCTTGATTTTTTTGATAAAATTCAGAATGGGCTGACTCATTTGGGTATTTCATTTGAAATCAATCCTCGCCTGGTTCGAGGACTGGACTACTACTCTCATTGTGTCTTTGAGTTCAAAAGCAAGGCCCTGGGCACTCAAGATGCCGTTTTGGCTGGCGGTCGCTATGATGGGCTTGTTGAGCTAATGGGTGGCCCATCTACTCCGGGTGTCGGTTGGGCTGCAGGTCTTGAAAGATTGGCATTACTTGTGACCCCTCAGAAGAAATCCCAGAGACCGGTGACAATGATCCCACTCGGAGAGGCCGCTGACCGACATCTTCAGAAACTTGCATTTGAACTCAGATTAAAAGGACTTGCCGTAGAACTCGATTTTTCTGGGAACATTAAGAAACGTCTGACCCGCGCCAGCAAAGCCAACGCGCGCTGGGCTCTTATTCTCGGCGACGAAGAGCTTAAGAAGGGAGTTATTATCTTAAAAAATCTGGATCTTCAAACACAGACAGAAATCTCAATCGAACAAGAGGCCGTTTTGAACAGCCTCAATTTGCGATGATCTGGATGAGGTGGGTGAGTTGGGTGATTTGGGTGATATGAAGACGGCTAAGGGGAAGCTCCATTCCCCCTTATTGCGGGCGCGGCTCTTGAACCCGAGAAAACTTCCACCATGCAAATATCGTTAATGCCGTTTGCATGCAAGGAAGCCCCCAATGAGTCTCGATCCACATACAAACGATCGAGTTGTTGATTTCGACCGATTTTGCCGCCTGGCCTCGTCGAAGTTATCACTCCAGCGGGTGACCCTCCAAAATTTAATCGGAATTGAGCAGAGATTCCTTTTGGTGATACTCCTTGCTGACTTCGATTTTTTACCAAACCCACACAAGCGACGAGATTCTCTTTTAATTGAGTCCAAAGCCGGTGGTAATAGTCAGTTTCGGCCCTGGACTTAGTGTTAAAACTCGCAATTTGTCGCCTTAAAAACTCCAAGCGAGAATTGACGAGATTTTGGTCAAATTTTGATTTGCAAATCAGGTCTTGAGCTTCCTCAAAGGACAAAACAGGGCTCGGCTCTTCAGATCCTGGAAAAGCCGCATCAAAGTCAAGCGCGTGAGGCCTGCACTTACCCTTACCATATTGTGACACTCCCTCATCTCTCAATGCATGTTTCTCAAGCGTTTCACCTCTGCCGGGTCTGGCTGCTGAGGGACGAGCACCGTCACCATCCGCAACTTCTGGAATAGTTTCGTCTGGCAGCTCTTCATCAGAAGGCGCATCGTCATCGGACTCTCCGTCTTCTCCAGTGTCACGAGCGACCGCCCTTCTTGTTGGTCCACCTGCTGAACGGGTCCTAGCGCCACGCCTTTCTGCAAGTCTATCTCGTCGCTCCACAGTAGCTTTTCCTGCCTTGGCTGCGCCTCTCACTGCGTCCGTCTTCGCGACCGCTGGGCTCTTCGAGACAGCAGGAGGACCACTCTTCGGCTCTTTGACAGCCACAGACTGCGGCAAGAGAGCGTTCAACTCCCGAAGTCTTTTGCTCAAACTTTTACAGTAGGGAGGAGCGTCGGTTCTATTGCAAGGAGCTGTTGATTCTTTAAAAGTCTCATTGAATTTCTTCCAATCCGAAGCGCTTTGCTTTATTTCCTCAGCCACAATCTGGTTGGATTTAGTTCTTTCAAAACAATTCAATGTCGCCTTATTTCTGACCTCCATATTTTCTACGGACACGCAAACTCCATTTCCGAAAAGAAGGGGGTTACACTGAACTGAGTTCTTACTGGCGTCACCTTCGCAAGCTTTGGGCCTTTGACAATATCCCTTGCTATCGGTTGTACTGATCCATCCCGCATAAATACACGACTGAGGTGTGATGGGGGCCTTTGCTGCTGGTGTCTTCTCTGGCGCCGAGTTTATTGGTGGTGGTTTAACAGCGGCTGGCACCGCGGCAGGCGAAGGGGCCGTGGCCGGGGTAGAAGCAGGAGCGGCCGCAGATAGACCTGGAGGGTTCGTCTTCGCCCAAACGCTCTCAGCAACAAGAATTGAAAATGCTCGATCCAAGAATTTTAACTGTTCGCTCGTATTTCCCGCAACCAATTCGGGGTGATGAGCCGCCTGCGATTTCTCCCAGTCGACCAGCATGAGTTTGATCCCGGTGAGGTAAAGTCCTAAGTCCTCTTTTGACAAACTCATCAATTGCTCGTATTCCATCAACTGCAAAGAGTTTCCAGGTGAACTTACTTGAGACCCTTTTGTTAACGGTCCACCTGAGGATACCCCGCTGGGAATTGAGAAAGACAAAATTAAAATAGCAACCGCGGCTCGATTCCATTTTTTCAAATTCCCCAGCTCCATGATCCCTCCGACTGATTTACCAATTCCCATTCATTTGAATGAGAATAAAACTAACTCCTTGGCCGACAACGACGACCCAACCGCGCCCGCAAGTCGTGTGGACTAAAGGGAGCGAGGAGCCGAGTCAACTCCTCTATCGGAACGCTTTCTTTCTGACTGAAACGCCATTTAGGACTCTGATCCTTGTCTATCAAGACCGATCGAACACCCTCCCGAAAGTCTGGTTCCAAACTCAGACGAATAGCGAGAGACCACTCCAAATCAAACACTTCCGAAAGACTGAGATTTCGGCACCGCTTCAGGTGAGACCAAATAATTCTGGCGACAAGACCTGAAGCATTTAATAATTGGTCTCTTCCTTTTTGATTCTGACTGTTCTCGAATTGATAGGCAGATAGAAACTCAAAACCCTGATCATATTCCTCAATTTGATCCAGCAGGCACCCCACTTTCCGCAATTCCAAAATCTGGGCCTGGCTCTCTGTCTGAATGTGGTTCATCTGAATGTGGTTCATAGAAGCCGAGTTTGAAGAAACAGAGTTCAGAGAGGCTGATACAACTTGAAAAAAATCTTCCCCAGATTTTTGCCCTTTAGGATTTTTGGCATCACTCGAAATGGCTCCCAAAATATCGAACACTGAAGATTTATCTTCGGCCTTCACAAGACCATTTGCCAGGCCGAGTGCCACAGCAAGCTCTCCATTGATACGCGTGCCTGTAAGGCCCAAGAAAAGCCCCACGCCTGGCTCCAGTTGATTTAAAAAATACCCCGCGCCGACATCAGGAAAAAATCCAATGCCGACTTCAGGCATGGCCCATGTGCTAACCGAAGTTGTTAACCGGTGGCTGCAGCCACTTGCCACCCCGATACCACCTCCCATCGTGATTCCTGAAGCCCAACACACCACGGGCTTCGAATAACAGTGAAGATAATAATCCAAACCATACTCAGTCGTGAAAAATTTTTTTCCGAAATCAAGAGATCCATTTCGAGATTCCATCACGATCGATTTTACGTCTCCTCCCGCGCAAAAAGCTCGATCTAAACTTGATTCTATCCACACCAGCGATATCTGAGGGTCACTCTCCCAACTTTCAAGCACCTCCCTCATTTCCGATAGCATCTCAGTCGTCAGTGCGTTAAGCGCTTGGGGACGCTCTAAAGTGAGACGAGCAATCGAGTTGCTCCCAAATGACACTTCTTCTGTTTTGATGTTCATTTCTAAGTCTCCAAATCCCAATTTTAAACGTTCCATCTCAATGCAAATATTCTTAATAATAATAAAGGATGTTCAATAGATAGCCAGTGCAAAGAAGTTCGTCTTTCGAATATCCTCGAATCCCCGTTAAAGGCCCGCTGAAGTGGCACAGATTGTGGATTCTTTAGCAGTCAAAGGCTAATTAATAATGGGGATCAAAAAGGACTGCATTTTAATTTTCTGCTGTGAAATATCATTGGCAAAAGGCACAGCAGATTCTTTTTGATACAAGGGGGACAAAATTGACAAATTTTATCAATTGCCAGGCCTGCGGGAAAACTATTCCGCCAGAAAGAATTTTTTCAACAATGATCGTTTGCAGCTGCGGATGGACTGATTCTCCTCAGACAGAATCATTTGAAAAAGAACGCTTTCGTAAAACCAATTTCACAATTATCGGTGGCGCTGTTCTAATTTTGGCGGTCTTTTTCCATATTGTGCATTGGGACAATTATTCACTCGCGATCATTCCACTCAAGATCAAGGAGTTAACAGGTACGGCGAGCCCCAAAGATCACCTCAATCTCATTGAAATTTGCACAAGTAGACACAAATATGACTGCTTGAAAGGTGCCTACAAGGGCCTCTATCGTTCAAACAAGGACATCTCCTTGCTCGCCAAACTTGGGCAGATAGAGAAATCAACTGGCGATCTTCAATCGGCCTCAGATACACTTGGGGATTATGCTAAATTGGGAGGCAAGGACAAAGCAGCCCTCGCTAGCTACGCCGAAGTATTGAATCAAACAGGCAGGACAGAGGAAGCTCTTAAGATCTACAAAAGGATACTTGCGGGTACTCCTGGGACCCTTCAAATTTCGTTGGCGCGCAGTTATGTTTCTTTGCTCATTGAGAACAAGAAGTATGCTCAGGCGCGCAAAACACTGGAATTCTACAGGAAAAAGGCCACCATCAATGGATATTTCATGGAAAAAGAGTATCAAGCCCTCAACAAGAAGTTGCGCTCAAGCGAAAACAAAAGCTAAAAAAAAAACGAGAACCTTCGCTGCAGGTTCTCGTTTTTCGTCCAAGTTTTTTTAGATTTCTCTAATTAAAACACATTGATATTGGCACTCAGAGCCACGTTCGTGAGGTCTGATCTAAGATTTCCAGGCAAAAACTGAACGTTTGGATAAAGATAAATGTCCCGGGTGATCGAAATGCCCAATCCCACTGATTGATAAACCGTGTTCTTGGAAAAAGACCAGGCGGTATTTGCTCCTCGATAATGTTCATAAACCTGAATTCCCGAGATCGTGCGAAAATTAAAAGTATCATTAAAAACATATTCTAACATGGGATAGAGTCCAAAATTATAGTCTGAACTGTTGGCCTTTGCCTCTTCGGTAAACTTATCAAAAACGCCTGCTCCTGCAGCCAAAAGAACTCCCACACTGAGTCCAGTCGTTCCAATATCCTTTACAAAGATCTGTTGCACACCCAAATCCGCAACGTAGCCAACTTCCCGCGAAGAGGCCGTTGTGTAACCAGTTGCCGTTACCGTAGTAACAGACTGAACTCCTGCCAATTTATCTAAGTAGGTGTAAGACAAATAGGGATTATTTACGTCGTTTCGCTCTAGCTCCTCACCTTTAGCATTTTTAACTTTCGTCGCACCAAGAGACTCATGAAATGGCGCCAACATCCTAACTCCGACTCCGGCGCTCAAAGACGATTGCTCACCCACTCGATACT encodes:
- a CDS encoding enoyl-CoA hydratase/isomerase family protein, producing MERLKLGFGDLEMNIKTEEVSFGSNSIARLTLERPQALNALTTEMLSEMREVLESWESDPQISLVWIESSLDRAFCAGGDVKSIVMESRNGSLDFGKKFFTTEYGLDYYLHCYSKPVVCWASGITMGGGIGVASGCSHRLTTSVSTWAMPEVGIGFFPDVGAGYFLNQLEPGVGLFLGLTGTRINGELAVALGLANGLVKAEDKSSVFDILGAISSDAKNPKGQKSGEDFFQVVSASLNSVSSNSASMNHIQMNHIQTESQAQILELRKVGCLLDQIEEYDQGFEFLSAYQFENSQNQKGRDQLLNASGLVARIIWSHLKRCRNLSLSEVFDLEWSLAIRLSLEPDFREGVRSVLIDKDQSPKWRFSQKESVPIEELTRLLAPFSPHDLRARLGRRCRPRS
- a CDS encoding histidine--tRNA ligase; this encodes MMSLQSVRGTHDLLFEDFKTQALIIEKAQAVCECYGYEGISTPVFEFTDVFKRTLGETSDIVHKQMYTFPDNNGDLLTLRPEGTAGIARAFISNDLSRQLPLKLYYQGPMFRYERPQKGRQRQFHQFGVELLGISDPKGDVEIISMGYAFLKNLEILSSISLDINTIGDQASRQAYKEKLLQYLEKFEKDLSEDSQRRLRLNPLRILDSKDEGDKKIVSTAPEFKNSLNSESLDFFDKIQNGLTHLGISFEINPRLVRGLDYYSHCVFEFKSKALGTQDAVLAGGRYDGLVELMGGPSTPGVGWAAGLERLALLVTPQKKSQRPVTMIPLGEAADRHLQKLAFELRLKGLAVELDFSGNIKKRLTRASKANARWALILGDEELKKGVIILKNLDLQTQTEISIEQEAVLNSLNLR
- a CDS encoding tetratricopeptide repeat protein, whose translation is MTNFINCQACGKTIPPERIFSTMIVCSCGWTDSPQTESFEKERFRKTNFTIIGGAVLILAVFFHIVHWDNYSLAIIPLKIKELTGTASPKDHLNLIEICTSRHKYDCLKGAYKGLYRSNKDISLLAKLGQIEKSTGDLQSASDTLGDYAKLGGKDKAALASYAEVLNQTGRTEEALKIYKRILAGTPGTLQISLARSYVSLLIENKKYAQARKTLEFYRKKATINGYFMEKEYQALNKKLRSSENKS